Proteins found in one Triticum urartu cultivar G1812 chromosome 4, Tu2.1, whole genome shotgun sequence genomic segment:
- the LOC125552315 gene encoding UDP-glycosyltransferase 83A1-like, whose translation MATSAAPASPHPHALFLPYPAQGHVIPFMELAHRFLDRGFAASFVNTRFNHRRVVAAAAGATTAYSSEGGGRLRLVAVDDGIDDAGDHENLILLNAAMQEAIPPQLEALLDGEDATGEGLGKVTCVVVDSGMSWALDVVRRRGLPSAALWPASAAVLSVLVKAKRLIRDGVIDDDGAPVNLENNSFHLNESATSMDATFLAWNYMGNRDAERLVFHYLTSTAQAAAAKADFLLCNTFSDIEPAVFAGPTPATILPIGPLRTWQRPTRHAPVGHFWHADDAACMSFLDAQPRGSVVYVAFGSISIMTAAQLQELALGLEASGRPFLWVVRPEQAGKLPDGFADAIDGLAKGKVVGWAPQEQVLGHPAVGCFVTHCGWNSTLEGIRNGLSMLCWPYFTDQFTNQTYICDIWRVGLRVASAEGGGLVMKERVVELLDRIFEDEGAKERVLRLKEMAEKNMSEEGESLNNLNVLMESMGR comes from the exons ATGGCCACCTCCGCCGCGCCTGCGTCGCCGCACCCGCACGCCCTCTTCCTCCCCTACCCGGCGCAGGGCCACGTCATCCCGTTCATGGAGCTCGCCCACCGCTTCCTCGACCGCGGCTTCGCCGCCAGCTTCGTCAACACCAGGTTCAACCACCGCCGCGTCGTCGCAGCCGCCGCCGGCGCGACGACGGCGTACTCATCAGAAGGAGGAGGACGGCTGCGTCTGGTTGCGGTCGACGACGGGATAGACGACGCCGGGGACCACGAGAACCTCATCCTGCTCAACGCCGCCATGCAGGAGGCCATCCCGCCGCAGCTGGAGGCGCTTCTCGACGGCGAGGACGCGACCGGCGAGGGGCTGGGAAAGGTGACATGCGTGGTGGTCGACTCCGGCATGTCGTGGGCGCTGGATGTCGTGAGGCGTCGGGGGCTCCCGTCGGCCGCGCTCTGGCCGGCGTCTGCGGCCGTGCTCTCGGTGCTGGTCAAGGCCAAGAGACTCATACGCGATGGCGTCATCGATGACGACG GAGCACCCGTTAACTTGGAGAACAACTCATTCCATCTCAACGAGTCCGCAACGTCCATGGACGCGACCTTCCTCGCCTGGAATTACATGGGCAACCGTGACGCCGAGCGCCTGGTGTTCCACTACCTCACGTCCACAGCGCAGGCCGCCGCAGCGAAGGCCGACTTCCTCCTCTGCAACACCTTCTCCGACATCGAGCCGGCCGTCTTCGCCGGCCCCACGCCGGCTACCATCCTCCCCATCGGCCCGCTCCGCACATGGCAGCGACCGACGAGACATGCGCCCGTGGGGCACTTCTGGCACGCCGACGACGCCGCCTGCATGTCCTTCCTGGACGCGCAACCCCGCGGATCCGTCGTGTACGTGGCGTTCGGAAGCATCAGCATCATGACCGCGGCGCAGCTTCAGGAGCTCGCGCTCGGGCTCGAGGCCTCCGGCCGGCCGTTCCTGTGGGTCGTCAGGCCTGAGCAGGCCGGCAAGCTCCCAGACGGGTTTGCGGACGCCATTGACGGGCTCGCGAAGGGCAAAGTGGTCGGCTGGGCACCGCAGGAGCAGGTATTGGGACACCCCGCGGTGGGCTGCTTTGTCACACACTGCGGGTGGAACTCCACGCTAGAAGGCATCCGCAATGGACTGTCCATGCTGTGCTGGCCATACTTCACCGACCAGTTCACGAACCAGACATATATATGTGACATCTGGAGGGTCGGGCTACGGGTTGCGTCGGCCGAGGGTGGCGGGCTGGTGATGAAGGAGAGGGTGGTGGAGCTGCTGGATAGGATTTTCGAGGACGAAGGTGCCAAGGAAAGGGTGCTGAGGTTGAAGGAGATGGCGGAGAAAAACATGAGCGAAGAAGGCGAGTCGTTGAACAATTTGAATGTGCTGATGGAGTCCATGGGAAGGTAG